Proteins from a genomic interval of Pseudomonas silesiensis:
- a CDS encoding hybrid sensor histidine kinase/response regulator, with product MRYLLMLLLCWPLMASAVEFDEFTQSLPLGRALQVFEDASGQAGIADIQAQAAAGQFKAHDKDTLNAGYSRSAFWLKIDLHYRPTHPATQRTWLLELAYPPLDHLDLYVPDTAEGYRLARQTGDALPFDSREIRQNNYLFNLVFTPDQSQTVYLRLESEGSIQAPVTLWSSTAYLEDQPVRLYVLGVIYGVLLGMLVYNLFIYLSVRDTSYLYYILYIASFGLYQLSVNGAAVEYFWPDNPWWANAATPFFIGCSGLFGSQFARSFLQTATCSRWLDRLLVALIALSAVVVGLSLLASYALALRLATALALTFTLVIFAAGIFAWLRGLRVARYFIIAWSAFLLGGIINTLMVLGYLPNVFLTMYASQIGAAIEVALLSLALADRINALREQQAQTLFDAGQLLEGLNQQLAHSNKLKDEFLATLTHELRTPMNGVIGSLELMETVEMDAELEQYQQTAAGSARDMMRMVNGILTLTELQAGKLTAVAANFSLRGVVDALRVQFEGNASGKSLDFKVDVAPGLPDRLRGDSARLAQCLECLLENAIKFTRIGGVALRVTGKPMGPDRLALSFVVIDTGIGFTDLGEATLYQRFFQLDGSMTREYGGLGIGLAICRQLIEMLGGRLTHRSEPGRGSRFQLDVEFELHAVERSSMPSMTGVVPRLRLPQDCTVLLIDANSLNQLVMRGMLLKLGFRVRTADNGSAALDHLQRETFDAVVLDSQLPAMDGLSVHCRIRALPGCAELPVFVVALGADRESCPTGAVIDYLSKPVKFEDLQAALYRRVIGLGQGESADS from the coding sequence ATGCGCTATTTGCTGATGTTGCTGTTGTGCTGGCCCCTCATGGCGAGCGCCGTCGAGTTCGATGAATTCACCCAAAGCCTCCCGCTGGGCCGAGCCCTGCAAGTGTTCGAAGACGCAAGTGGTCAGGCGGGCATCGCCGATATTCAAGCGCAAGCTGCTGCCGGACAGTTCAAAGCCCACGATAAAGACACCCTCAACGCGGGCTATTCCCGTTCTGCATTCTGGTTGAAAATCGACCTGCATTACCGACCGACCCATCCGGCGACGCAACGGACCTGGTTGCTGGAGCTGGCCTATCCGCCTCTTGATCACCTTGATCTGTACGTGCCCGATACGGCCGAGGGCTATCGGTTGGCCAGGCAGACCGGCGATGCCTTGCCGTTCGACAGTCGCGAGATTCGCCAGAACAATTACCTGTTCAACCTGGTTTTTACGCCCGATCAATCGCAAACCGTCTATCTACGCCTGGAAAGCGAAGGCTCGATCCAGGCGCCGGTGACCTTGTGGTCGAGCACCGCTTACCTCGAAGACCAGCCGGTGCGCCTTTATGTGCTGGGTGTGATCTATGGTGTGTTACTGGGAATGCTGGTCTACAACCTGTTCATCTACCTCAGCGTACGTGACACCAGTTACCTCTATTACATCCTCTATATTGCTTCCTTCGGCTTGTACCAGCTGTCGGTGAACGGCGCGGCCGTGGAGTATTTCTGGCCCGACAATCCCTGGTGGGCCAACGCGGCGACGCCCTTCTTCATCGGTTGTTCCGGGCTATTCGGCAGCCAGTTCGCCCGCAGCTTCCTGCAAACCGCCACCTGCAGTCGCTGGCTCGATCGCTTGCTGGTGGCGCTGATTGCGCTCAGCGCGGTGGTGGTCGGGCTGTCGTTGCTGGCCAGTTATGCCCTGGCCCTGCGTCTGGCGACGGCCCTGGCGCTGACGTTCACTCTGGTGATTTTTGCCGCGGGGATTTTCGCCTGGTTGCGCGGCCTGCGGGTGGCGCGGTACTTCATCATCGCCTGGTCGGCTTTTTTGCTCGGGGGCATCATCAATACGCTGATGGTGCTGGGATACCTGCCGAACGTGTTCCTGACCATGTATGCCAGCCAGATCGGTGCGGCGATTGAAGTGGCGCTGCTGTCGCTGGCCCTGGCCGACCGTATCAATGCCCTGCGCGAGCAGCAGGCGCAGACGTTGTTTGACGCCGGGCAATTGCTCGAAGGGCTGAACCAGCAACTGGCGCACAGTAACAAGCTCAAGGATGAATTCCTGGCGACCCTGACCCACGAACTGCGTACGCCCATGAATGGTGTGATCGGTTCGCTGGAGCTGATGGAGACCGTCGAGATGGACGCCGAGCTGGAGCAATACCAGCAAACGGCGGCGGGCTCGGCGCGGGACATGATGCGCATGGTCAATGGCATCCTGACACTGACCGAACTGCAGGCCGGCAAGCTCACGGCTGTTGCGGCCAACTTCAGTCTGCGCGGCGTGGTCGACGCCTTGCGAGTGCAGTTCGAGGGCAATGCCTCGGGCAAGTCGCTGGATTTCAAGGTCGACGTGGCGCCGGGGCTGCCGGATCGTCTGCGCGGCGACAGTGCCAGGTTGGCGCAATGCCTGGAATGTCTGTTGGAGAACGCCATCAAGTTCACCCGGATCGGCGGGGTGGCGCTGCGGGTGACGGGTAAGCCCATGGGGCCCGACCGACTGGCCCTGTCCTTTGTGGTGATCGACACCGGCATCGGTTTCACCGACCTGGGGGAGGCAACCCTGTATCAGCGGTTTTTCCAGCTCGACGGTTCGATGACCCGTGAATACGGTGGCCTGGGCATCGGCCTGGCGATCTGTCGGCAACTGATCGAAATGCTGGGCGGGCGTCTGACTCACCGCTCCGAGCCCGGGCGCGGCAGCCGCTTTCAACTCGACGTCGAATTTGAACTGCATGCGGTGGAACGTTCATCAATGCCTTCGATGACGGGGGTGGTCCCTCGCCTGCGTCTGCCACAGGACTGCACCGTGCTGTTGATCGATGCCAATAGCCTCAATCAACTGGTGATGCGCGGCATGTTGCTCAAGTTGGGGTTCCGGGTGCGCACGGCCGATAACGGTAGCGCTGCGCTCGATCATTTGCAGCGTGAAACCTTTGACGCCGTCGTGCTCGATAGTCAGTTGCCGGCAATGGATGGCCTGTCCGTGCACTGCCGGATCCGCGCACTGCCGGGCTGCGCAGAACTGCCGGTATTCGTTGTTGCCTTGGGCGCCGATCGGGAAAGTTGCCCGACGGGCGCTGTGATCGATTACCTGAGCAAACCGGTGAAATTCGAAGACTTGCAGGCCGCGCTCTATCGTCGGGTGATTGGCCTGGGACAAGGCGAAAGCGCCGACAGTTAG
- a CDS encoding acyl-CoA dehydrogenase family protein, with protein sequence MNLHQFAETHEVTNQPPSLDGANLYRIDLPLQEWSQRFGAGWAQSQIDAYGALAGGPLMESGFLANQNKPVFSSHDRYGHRIDLVEFHPAYHQLMRTAVEHGLTSLPWAHPQPGAHVARASMTYLHSQAEAGSGCPLTMTFASVPAMRLQPDLAEQWLPKILSTEYDPRNVGMTHKAGVTIGMAMTEKQGGTDVRANTTKAYPVGASGPGQAYELIGHKWFCSAPMCDAFLTLAQTDKGLTCFLLPRHRPDDTRNQFYIQRLKNKLGNCSNASSEVEFRGALAWMVGEEGRGVPTIIEMVAMTRFDCMVGSSALMRQALTQASHHCAHRRVGGKLLSEQPLMQNVLADLALESEAALALSLRMGRALDHLDDSHEAKFARLVTAVGKYWICKRAPAMINEAAECMGGAGYVEDNILPRLYREAPVNSTWEGSGNVQCLDVLRALSKEPGVLDVLFSELGDGHGDKRLAAHIRQLQAAFKDTGDIQYRARQLTEDIALGLQARLLLEAGNGAVSDAFIASRLGSAGRVYGALPRGLDVEAIVARSTPQGF encoded by the coding sequence ATGAACCTGCATCAGTTCGCCGAAACCCACGAAGTCACCAACCAGCCACCCTCGCTGGACGGCGCCAACCTCTATCGCATCGACCTGCCCCTGCAGGAGTGGTCGCAGCGTTTTGGCGCAGGTTGGGCGCAATCGCAGATCGACGCCTACGGCGCCCTGGCCGGCGGGCCGCTGATGGAGTCGGGTTTTCTGGCCAATCAGAACAAGCCGGTGTTCAGCAGTCACGACCGTTACGGGCATCGCATCGATCTGGTGGAGTTTCACCCGGCGTATCACCAGTTGATGCGCACGGCGGTCGAGCACGGCTTGACCTCATTGCCCTGGGCGCATCCACAACCTGGCGCCCACGTCGCCCGCGCCTCCATGACGTATCTGCACAGCCAGGCCGAAGCCGGCAGTGGCTGCCCGTTGACCATGACATTTGCCAGCGTCCCGGCGATGCGCCTGCAACCGGACCTGGCGGAGCAGTGGTTGCCGAAAATCCTTTCTACCGAGTACGACCCGCGTAACGTCGGCATGACCCACAAGGCGGGGGTCACCATCGGCATGGCGATGACCGAGAAACAGGGCGGCACCGATGTGCGGGCCAATACCACCAAGGCCTATCCAGTGGGCGCCAGCGGGCCCGGCCAGGCCTATGAGCTTATCGGCCACAAGTGGTTCTGTTCAGCACCGATGTGCGATGCCTTCCTGACCCTGGCCCAGACAGACAAGGGGTTGACCTGTTTCCTGCTGCCGCGCCATCGCCCGGACGACACGCGCAACCAGTTCTATATCCAGCGTCTGAAGAACAAACTCGGCAATTGCTCCAACGCCTCCAGCGAAGTGGAGTTCCGGGGCGCCCTGGCCTGGATGGTCGGCGAAGAAGGCCGCGGCGTTCCCACCATCATCGAAATGGTCGCCATGACCCGCTTCGATTGCATGGTCGGCTCCAGCGCCCTGATGCGCCAGGCGTTGACCCAGGCCAGCCATCACTGCGCTCATCGCCGGGTGGGTGGCAAACTGCTCAGCGAACAACCCTTGATGCAAAACGTCTTGGCCGACCTGGCGCTGGAAAGCGAGGCGGCCCTGGCCCTGAGCCTGCGCATGGGCCGGGCGCTCGATCACCTGGATGACAGCCACGAAGCGAAGTTCGCCCGACTGGTCACGGCGGTGGGCAAGTACTGGATCTGCAAACGTGCCCCGGCCATGATCAACGAGGCCGCCGAGTGCATGGGCGGCGCCGGTTATGTCGAAGACAACATCCTGCCGCGGTTGTACCGCGAGGCACCGGTCAATTCGACGTGGGAAGGCTCCGGCAACGTGCAATGCCTCGACGTGCTGCGCGCGTTGTCCAAGGAGCCGGGTGTACTTGATGTGTTGTTCAGCGAATTGGGTGATGGCCATGGCGACAAACGCCTGGCTGCGCATATCCGTCAATTGCAGGCCGCGTTCAAGGACACCGGCGACATTCAATACCGCGCCCGGCAGTTGACCGAAGACATCGCGTTGGGGCTTCAGGCCAGGCTGTTGCTGGAGGCGGGCAATGGGGCGGTCAGCGACGCCTTCATCGCCAGCCGCCTGGGTTCGGCGGGGCGGGTGTATGGCGCGTTGCCACGAGGGTTGGATGTGGAAGCGATTGTGGCGCGGTCGACCCCGCAAGGATTTTAG
- the amn gene encoding AMP nucleosidase, with protein MKACKSEHRMLIVTEAFIVVQTAEQAVDRLALLHNRATTALNQALKRYLKDRVEPDAEQRAMFRYPELRLTYHCQGEVPQTTRAYAKVQLPGTYSVTVTHPAAFRKYLLEQLVPLMHDFTVTVEVGISQQNIPYPYVVEQGDELAGSGVTAAVLARVFPSTDLSAATDGIADGLYDWENTDPLPLALFDAARVDFSLRRLVHYTGSDWRHVQPWILLTNYHRYVDQFIVHGLEQLRSDPRFVRMVLPGNVIIEKSMDHGEASAIAAGVVWHRYQMPAYHLIASDGHGVTLVNIGVGPSNAKNITDHLAVLRPHCWLMIGHCGGLRQSQTIGDYVLAHAYMRRDGILDRVVPPNIPIPALAEVQMALQQAAANITGEKGDELKKRLRTGTVLTYDDRNWELRWAQERPLINLSRAVAVDMESGTIAAQGYRLRVPYGTLLCVSDKPLHSEIKLPGSANAFYERAVSQHLKIGIEAVDLLRTELNSLHSRKLRSFDEPPFR; from the coding sequence ATGAAGGCCTGCAAGTCAGAACACAGGATGCTGATCGTGACCGAAGCTTTTATTGTCGTTCAAACCGCCGAGCAAGCCGTGGATCGGCTTGCGCTCTTGCACAATCGTGCAACCACCGCGCTGAACCAGGCGCTCAAGCGTTATCTCAAGGATCGAGTCGAACCGGACGCCGAACAGCGTGCAATGTTTCGTTATCCCGAACTGCGTCTGACCTACCACTGCCAGGGCGAAGTCCCGCAGACCACGCGCGCCTATGCCAAGGTTCAGCTGCCCGGAACCTACAGCGTCACCGTCACCCACCCGGCCGCTTTCCGCAAATACCTGCTGGAACAACTCGTTCCGTTGATGCACGACTTCACCGTGACCGTGGAAGTGGGCATCAGCCAGCAGAACATTCCTTATCCCTACGTGGTCGAGCAGGGCGATGAACTGGCCGGCTCTGGCGTCACCGCCGCCGTGCTGGCGCGGGTCTTCCCGAGCACCGACCTGTCCGCCGCGACCGATGGCATTGCCGATGGTCTGTACGATTGGGAAAACACCGACCCTCTGCCGCTGGCGCTGTTCGATGCCGCGCGGGTGGATTTCTCCCTGCGGCGCCTGGTGCATTACACCGGCAGCGACTGGCGGCATGTGCAGCCGTGGATTCTGCTGACCAACTACCACCGCTACGTCGACCAGTTCATCGTCCATGGCCTGGAGCAGTTGCGCAGTGATCCGCGTTTCGTGCGCATGGTCTTGCCGGGCAACGTGATCATCGAAAAGAGCATGGACCACGGCGAAGCCTCGGCCATTGCCGCGGGTGTGGTCTGGCACCGTTACCAGATGCCGGCCTACCACCTGATCGCCAGCGATGGCCACGGCGTGACCCTGGTGAACATCGGCGTCGGCCCGTCCAACGCCAAGAACATCACCGACCACCTGGCCGTATTGCGCCCGCATTGCTGGCTGATGATCGGTCACTGCGGGGGCTTGCGTCAGTCCCAGACCATTGGCGACTACGTGCTGGCGCACGCTTACATGCGCCGCGACGGGATTCTCGACCGCGTGGTACCGCCGAACATTCCCATCCCGGCCCTCGCCGAAGTGCAGATGGCCTTGCAGCAAGCCGCGGCGAACATCACGGGCGAGAAGGGCGACGAGCTGAAGAAACGCCTGCGCACCGGCACCGTCCTCACCTATGACGACCGCAACTGGGAATTGCGCTGGGCCCAGGAACGGCCGTTGATCAACCTGTCCCGCGCGGTGGCGGTGGACATGGAAAGCGGCACCATTGCTGCCCAGGGTTATCGCTTGCGGGTGCCGTACGGTACGTTGCTCTGCGTGTCCGACAAACCCTTGCACAGCGAAATCAAGCTGCCGGGCTCGGCCAACGCCTTCTATGAACGTGCGGTCAGCCAACACTTGAAGATCGGCATCGAGGCGGTGGACCTGTTGCGCACCGAGCTCAACTCGCTGCACTCGCGCAAACTGCGCAGCTTCGACGAGCCGCCGTTCCGCTGA